In Haloarcula sp. H-GB4, a single genomic region encodes these proteins:
- a CDS encoding plastocyanin/azurin family copper-binding protein has product MDRNRRQFLGALTAVVTGTVAGCSDGDSGESSPKETATAMQTPTRTATATPTDSVTTATETATPPETPTPTETATPTETPTPTGTPVEADQQVAVGPESLSFDPETFEVSVGSTVLWVWEAGGHNVKPTATPSGSNWSGTPGDNGKTYSSGYEYAYTFEVPGEYEYHCVPHQSVGMTGSFTVTE; this is encoded by the coding sequence ATGGACCGGAACAGGCGTCAGTTTCTCGGCGCGCTCACGGCCGTCGTTACTGGGACTGTCGCGGGCTGCAGTGATGGCGACAGCGGTGAATCATCCCCAAAGGAGACAGCCACCGCTATGCAAACACCGACCCGTACTGCGACAGCAACGCCGACTGATTCAGTGACGACGGCGACAGAAACCGCCACCCCACCCGAAACACCGACACCGACTGAGACTGCCACTCCGACGGAAACGCCGACACCCACTGGAACGCCGGTAGAGGCCGACCAGCAAGTCGCCGTCGGGCCGGAAAGCCTCAGCTTCGACCCGGAAACGTTCGAGGTCTCTGTTGGAAGCACCGTGCTGTGGGTCTGGGAGGCCGGCGGCCACAACGTCAAACCGACCGCAACGCCATCCGGTAGCAACTGGTCCGGGACGCCTGGAGACAACGGGAAGACGTACAGTTCGGGCTACGAATACGCCTACACGTTCGAGGTCCCCGGAGAGTACGAGTACCACTGCGTGCCCCACCAGAGCGTCGGCATGACGGGGTCGTTCACTGTAACCGAGTGA
- a CDS encoding PRC-barrel domain-containing protein, with protein sequence MAAILAENLSGKDVMGTDGAEIGSLYNITMDFSSGALHNLVIDPAESLRNTNFEYSDQGRLLVPVERVKAVKDHMIVKR encoded by the coding sequence ATGGCTGCAATACTCGCAGAAAACCTGTCGGGGAAAGACGTGATGGGGACTGACGGTGCGGAGATCGGCAGTCTCTACAATATCACGATGGACTTCTCCTCGGGCGCGTTGCACAACCTCGTTATTGACCCCGCGGAGTCGCTCCGCAACACGAACTTCGAGTACAGCGATCAGGGCCGCCTGCTTGTCCCAGTTGAGCGGGTCAAGGCGGTGAAAGACCACATGATCGTCAAACGCTAG
- a CDS encoding NOB1 family endonuclease, protein MYVLDSSAFINEYHTDEQIATIPLVREELEDEAAYRFDALEGSGMHLHIPEDNTVERIERAASETGDLAELSETDIRLIAAAFELDSRLVTDDYAMQNVAEKLDVAVEVIAREGISEQREWLFQCAGCGREFDENRDRCPICGSSLSRKNPA, encoded by the coding sequence ATGTACGTCCTTGACTCCTCGGCATTTATCAACGAGTATCACACCGACGAGCAGATAGCGACGATTCCGCTCGTCAGAGAGGAACTGGAAGACGAGGCCGCCTATCGCTTCGACGCCCTCGAAGGTTCGGGGATGCACCTTCACATTCCCGAGGACAACACTGTCGAGCGCATCGAACGCGCCGCCAGTGAGACCGGCGATCTGGCGGAGCTCTCGGAAACCGATATCCGGCTGATCGCAGCCGCGTTCGAACTCGACAGCCGCCTCGTCACGGACGACTACGCGATGCAAAACGTCGCGGAGAAACTCGACGTGGCGGTCGAAGTCATCGCCCGCGAGGGGATTTCCGAACAGCGAGAGTGGCTGTTCCAGTGTGCTGGCTGTGGCCGCGAGTTCGACGAGAACCGCGACCGCTGTCCCATCTGTGGGAGCTCGCTTTCGCGGAAAAACCCGGCTTAG
- a CDS encoding CopG family transcriptional regulator, whose translation MARRFTIVCDDDQARIIETLARRYGITEEEVLSQLVDLGLEARDEQTV comes from the coding sequence ATGGCTCGGCGGTTCACCATCGTCTGTGATGACGATCAAGCGCGGATTATCGAAACGCTTGCGCGGCGCTACGGCATCACAGAGGAGGAAGTGCTGTCGCAGCTAGTCGATCTCGGGCTCGAAGCCCGGGACGAACAGACCGTCTAA
- a CDS encoding CPBP family intramembrane glutamic endopeptidase, with protein sequence MDDTAANWGVLAAGLGLVVLVATETGVVGWMTPTTTVGPVTARQVATAGFVVAALAFSLVRHGALDHRQAGLGAAGAGIVATLATLVAFFGPELRTGVEATVGTAVYLTVLAGGVTVALGWALATGVPNDRLYTIARALSVATGIGLAGFLVGTVFAQFIVLGAAAGGLVSAAALEGGTVTGPAYVTLTIGLGVGFVGFGAAVASRLNRTWTDLDLQRPSLRDIGYSVGGVVILMVALFGFSYLIQALGLEAARSSVEELAREDPSFLLVMVPLAFLTIAPSEEFIYRNLIQKYLYDDFGEFQAIILTSAVFGVVHFGQYAAGTPTQTVLSLLLVFVLSTLLGLSYLKTENLLVPIFIHGAFNAIQFLTLYIEITGNPAV encoded by the coding sequence ATGGACGACACTGCCGCGAACTGGGGTGTGCTCGCCGCTGGCCTCGGTCTCGTCGTACTCGTCGCCACAGAAACTGGCGTCGTTGGCTGGATGACACCGACGACGACTGTTGGCCCAGTCACCGCCCGACAGGTCGCCACCGCCGGCTTTGTCGTCGCCGCGCTCGCCTTCTCACTTGTCCGTCACGGCGCACTCGACCACAGACAGGCGGGTCTGGGCGCAGCAGGTGCGGGCATCGTCGCAACCCTCGCGACACTCGTCGCCTTCTTCGGGCCGGAGTTGCGTACTGGCGTCGAGGCCACCGTCGGCACCGCTGTGTATCTCACAGTGCTGGCCGGCGGCGTGACGGTTGCGCTGGGCTGGGCGCTGGCGACCGGCGTACCAAACGACCGGCTGTACACGATTGCCAGAGCGCTCTCGGTCGCAACCGGAATCGGGCTGGCCGGCTTCCTCGTGGGCACGGTGTTCGCCCAGTTCATCGTTCTCGGGGCCGCGGCGGGAGGGCTGGTCAGCGCCGCGGCGCTGGAAGGCGGGACTGTCACCGGCCCCGCGTATGTTACGCTCACTATCGGCCTCGGCGTCGGCTTCGTCGGCTTTGGGGCAGCCGTCGCCAGCCGACTAAACCGGACCTGGACCGATCTGGACCTGCAGCGCCCCAGTCTCCGTGACATCGGCTACAGCGTCGGCGGCGTCGTCATTCTCATGGTCGCGCTGTTTGGCTTCAGTTACCTCATTCAGGCGCTCGGGCTGGAAGCCGCGCGGAGCAGCGTCGAAGAACTGGCCCGCGAGGACCCGTCGTTCCTGCTCGTGATGGTCCCGCTCGCGTTTCTGACTATCGCACCGAGCGAAGAGTTCATTTACCGGAACCTCATCCAGAAGTACCTCTACGATGATTTCGGTGAATTCCAGGCGATTATACTCACCAGCGCCGTCTTCGGCGTCGTCCACTTCGGACAGTACGCCGCCGGCACGCCGACACAGACCGTTCTCTCGCTACTGCTAGTGTTCGTCCTCTCGACGCTGCTGGGCCTGAGCTATCTCAAGACCGAGAACCTGCTCGTGCCCATCTTTATTCACGGGGCGTTCAACGCCATCCAGTTTCTCACATTGTACATCGAGATTACAGGAAATCCGGCAGTCTGA